Genomic segment of Bacteroidota bacterium:
AAAACGATTTTTCTTTTTTATGAAGATCGACAGAAGTTGGAAGAGTGATATAATTTTCATTATAGAGAGTATTCGCAATAAAGGTGATCATGAATCGCGGAACTATTTCTTTAATAAATACAACTCCACGTTTCCATTCTCCGTTTTCATTAAATTTAACATAAAACCGCAGATTAACTTCTACAAAATTGGTATGAAATGGAAATTGTATTCCTAAAACCTGTGTTTTTAAAAATTGAAATGCTACAAGGCTCACAAGATGTTCACCTTTAAATGTATCTAATTCTGTTTTAGCAGGTAAATATTTTTTTAAAATTTGTTGATCACAAATAAAATTTGCGATCAACAAATTTTTCCATTCAGCTCTCAGAAATACCTTTTGTTGTGGATTCATTAAGTATTATGTTCTTCAAAATAAAAATGAGTAATGAATTTTGCATGCTGCTCAACTCATTACTCATTACTCATAACTCATTTAAATTATTTCTTTTTCCAATCTTCCAGGCTCGTATTCACCGTTTGTGCAAAACCTGTATTTTTTGCCTCAACTGCTAATGTGTGCGATTTAGTTGCAGTTTCAATTGCCTCTGCTTTCATACCATTTGCAGCATATGCTCGTGCAAGGGTATAAAGGTTCCAATAACGCTCAGTTTGAGATACCGATTTTTTTGCCCAATCCAATGCTAATTTCGAATCGAGATTATTATCAAGATAAAATTCCGCTGCATCATTATATAAGCCCATGGTATTTTCTGCAGCAGCAATTGCATCTTCAATATTCTTTTTTCCTTCTTCCATAAAATCATTTACAATATCAAAACTTACTTTGGTGGTTTCCCAATAAATTTGAACTGTAGTGCTCTTGTCTTTAACATTGGCAAAATCTATTGTAAACGACTCCGTATTAGAAATTGTGGAAGGTTTTACATTAAAACGCATAACATCTTCTTCCTGCTTATAACCTCCAGCACCCCATAATTCCGTATTTTTATTGATGATAATGGTCCATTCTGTGGCTCCCGGAATTGTGAAAATGGAATACGCTCCCGGTTCTACTTTTTGATTATTGATCATAGTAGTACCCTCTAATTTAAGTTCCACTGCTTTATTTGCTCCTGTGCGCCATATTTCTCCGTAAGGAACCAGGCCGCCAAAAATTTTACGGCCTTTCATTGAAGGTCGGGAGTAAGTTATGGTAGCTTGAGCTAAACCAAATTTCTGTGAAACCTGTGCCCAAGGGCTAGGTTGAGGTAGTTCAAGTTCTTGTGCAATGGCAGAATTTGTCAGCATTGTAACAACTGCAACACATGTAAAAATAATTTTTTTCATCATTTCGTTAATTTTATCCTGCAAATTTAAACAAAAGCATCGCACACTTGTTCATCACTCATATCGTAAATGATCTATGTATTTTACCGTATTAAAAAGCAAACTATCTGCAGCACTATTCATTTCGGCACTCTATTTTATTATTTGGAGCCTAATTGTGTTGATATTTCCGTCTTTTTTATCAAGGGTTGTTATAACCGACGTGAATACTCCGCTGGTTTTTTGGGATCTTATGGGACTTGTTACCATTGTTATGGGAGTAGGCCTTATTATCGCTGCCTCTAACCCTTACAAACACTGGGCAATAATTTTAATGGTCACCCTTTTTCATTTGGCTATGATCAGTGGGTTCATCTACGGTTACAAACTAGGATTTTTCAATAGCAATTTTATGCAATTTGTATTTTTTAACCATATAATTTGGCTTATTCCCAATATAACATCGCTTTATCTCACCTACAAAAGAAATTTTGTAACAGATGAACTTCTTATCGATTCGTTTAGTCAGGATCAATATCCACTGGAACTTTTTGAAACTGTTAAAGGAGAAAATATTGCAGAACTCAGTAATACATCCCCTATCATGTTAGTATTTCTGCGCCATTTCGGATGTCCATTTTGTAAGGACTCACTACTGAAATTAAATAAATATAAACATCAACTGCTTGAGAAAGGAATTAAAATCGTTGTTGTTTATATGGTTGATGAGGAAACAGCTAAACCTTACCTTGCTCAATATGATCTTGAAGATGTGCTGCAGGTAAGTGATCCGGAGGAAATATTTTATAAAAGTTTCAAACTCAAAAGGGGAAGTTTCACTCAGTTATTCGGACTAAAAGTTTGGCTTCGTTGGATCGAATTAGGGGTGTCAAAAAAATTATTTAACACCAAACCCGAAGGAAATGTTTCGCAAATGCCAGGCATTTTTTTACTCAAAAACGGCAAAATAATTAAACAGTATAACTATAACTCCATTGCAGATACACCTGACTATACGATGTTTCTGAACTATAATTTGTAACAATCTCTAATTTCAAAGTTATGTTTTGGGCGTGTTCCGTCAGCTGACGGATCGGGCTTTACCTGCAACTCCAAGCCTCCTTGTGTTCGGCTGTGGGCCTACCTGGCGCTGGCGCAGTCGGCAGACAGGGTTTCCAAACACTAAAGACTAATAGTGCTTTAGTGCGCTGCAATCCCTCGCGCGACTACCCCGATAATTTATCTAAAACCCATAACGCTATCGAATAACAAATGTTATTTTTGTGCAATACCGAAAATATTGGCAACACAAAAAAAATATGATTACCGGCTTTTATTCAGAAGGTATATTCTGATATTTGTTGATGTGTTGCTTGTGGTGGCAGCTCTTCTGGTATATTTGCGTTTTTTCCATCCAACTGCACTACAATCATATCATACCTTTTTAGATAATTTATTGTGGATGGCCGTGATCATACTTTTGTGGTTCATCTATTCCTATATTTTTAATTTATATAAACTGTCTAATGTTGATCGGATAACAACTACAATAAGAAATACAATTTTTACTGCAGTGTTAACGGGTTCCACTTATTTATTTATACCTTTTTTAAGTCCCACCCTACCTATTAGCAGAACACCCGCATTTGTGCTTATTGCAGTAATGGTCATATTAGTACTTATTTGGAGATTGTGTTATGCGGCATTTTTTATTCATCCCATACTCAATAAAAAAGCCCTTGTTGTTGGAGCCGGATATACGGGCAGAGAAATTGTAAGAACTTTATTACACGATGCTTCCATATACCATAAAACAGCCTACAAAATTTATGGATATATTGATGATGATGTTTCAAAACTTGGAAAGATTTACGACGACCTTAAAGTATTGGGAAATGGATCCATGTTATTAAAATTTGCTAAAAGATTGGATGTTGATGAAATTATAATGGCAATTCCCGATAAAGAAACATTGTCGGCTGATCTGTTTTCCAATTTGATTGATTGCGAAAATGCAGGTTTGCAAGTAATTCCTGCAACCCAGATTTATGAAGAACAAACGGGAAGGGTAATGATTAAAATTAAGGAGAATGAATTTCATCTCACCAACCCCTATAGTATTGTTCATAAAGATAATTTTTACACATTTACAAACAGGATCATCAATATAAGTTGTGCATTAATAGCAGGAATGTTTTTTCTTCTTGTATTGCCCTTTGTTTGGCTTGGGAATTTATTTTTCAGCAAGGGCCCATTATTTTTTTTACAGGAAAGAATAGGGGAGAGCAATAAAAAATTTAAGATCATTAAATTCAGAACCATGATCGTGGATGCTGAAAAAGAAAGTGGTCCTCAGTTTGCACAAAAAAATGATAACAGGATAACCAAAGTTGGCAATGTTTTGCGCAAAACACGATTTGATGAATTACCGCAATTCTGGAATGTATTGCGTGGAGATATTAATTTAATTGGTCCTAGGCCGGAGAGAGAATATTTTGTGGATGAACTCAGTAAAAAGATTCCCTTTTTTAAATTGCGCAATACTGTAAAACCCGGTTTAACAGGATGGGCTCAGGTAAAACACCATTATGCATCCGACTTCGACGACACGCTCGTAAAACTACAATACGATCTTTATTATATTAAACACCGCTCGCTTTTGCTGGATCTGCTCATCATTTTTAAAACGATAGCGGTTATGATAAAATTTAAAGGAACCTAATAACCGGATTTTGGAAACAGCTAACAGAAATATTCCGGAAAAAATACTTTTAATATTAATTTGTGCTATCGCTATTCTGATACCTGTTCATAAAACTCTCGCATCCCCGGTTATTTTACTTTCTATATTAACCATACTTTTTACCGGTGATTATAAAAATAAATGGAACAAACTTGTTGCCAACAAACGCAATTTTGTTTTTATTGCAATTTATCTGCTATTTTTATTTGCTTATCTTATTTCTACAAATAAGCAGGAAGCTTTTACCGATCTTAAAGTAAAACTATATTTATTGTTGATCCCGGTATTTTGGACTGCAGGTATTACTTTAACAAGAAACGAGCTAAAAAAAGTATTATACTGTTTTGTAATTTCCTGCATTTTGTTTGCCATTTTTGCACTTTCCG
This window contains:
- a CDS encoding DUF2071 domain-containing protein, with translation MNPQQKVFLRAEWKNLLIANFICDQQILKKYLPAKTELDTFKGEHLVSLVAFQFLKTQVLGIQFPFHTNFVEVNLRFYVKFNENGEWKRGVVFIKEIVPRFMITFIANTLYNENYITLPTSVDLHKKEKSFSLNYSWGKDNFFRAEAVDQKDMLKENSLEEFITEHYKGFAKMNSVKTVQYDVEHPRWMIFPVHNSEIKCSYAKLYGSDFGFLHSEKPHSVLLAEGSEILVRKGIRI
- a CDS encoding DUF2911 domain-containing protein is translated as MMKKIIFTCVAVVTMLTNSAIAQELELPQPSPWAQVSQKFGLAQATITYSRPSMKGRKIFGGLVPYGEIWRTGANKAVELKLEGTTMINNQKVEPGAYSIFTIPGATEWTIIINKNTELWGAGGYKQEEDVMRFNVKPSTISNTESFTIDFANVKDKSTTVQIYWETTKVSFDIVNDFMEEGKKNIEDAIAAAENTMGLYNDAAEFYLDNNLDSKLALDWAKKSVSQTERYWNLYTLARAYAANGMKAEAIETATKSHTLAVEAKNTGFAQTVNTSLEDWKKK
- a CDS encoding redoxin family protein, which codes for MYFTVLKSKLSAALFISALYFIIWSLIVLIFPSFLSRVVITDVNTPLVFWDLMGLVTIVMGVGLIIAASNPYKHWAIILMVTLFHLAMISGFIYGYKLGFFNSNFMQFVFFNHIIWLIPNITSLYLTYKRNFVTDELLIDSFSQDQYPLELFETVKGENIAELSNTSPIMLVFLRHFGCPFCKDSLLKLNKYKHQLLEKGIKIVVVYMVDEETAKPYLAQYDLEDVLQVSDPEEIFYKSFKLKRGSFTQLFGLKVWLRWIELGVSKKLFNTKPEGNVSQMPGIFLLKNGKIIKQYNYNSIADTPDYTMFLNYNL
- a CDS encoding sugar transferase — encoded protein: MATQKKYDYRLLFRRYILIFVDVLLVVAALLVYLRFFHPTALQSYHTFLDNLLWMAVIILLWFIYSYIFNLYKLSNVDRITTTIRNTIFTAVLTGSTYLFIPFLSPTLPISRTPAFVLIAVMVILVLIWRLCYAAFFIHPILNKKALVVGAGYTGREIVRTLLHDASIYHKTAYKIYGYIDDDVSKLGKIYDDLKVLGNGSMLLKFAKRLDVDEIIMAIPDKETLSADLFSNLIDCENAGLQVIPATQIYEEQTGRVMIKIKENEFHLTNPYSIVHKDNFYTFTNRIINISCALIAGMFFLLVLPFVWLGNLFFSKGPLFFLQERIGESNKKFKIIKFRTMIVDAEKESGPQFAQKNDNRITKVGNVLRKTRFDELPQFWNVLRGDINLIGPRPEREYFVDELSKKIPFFKLRNTVKPGLTGWAQVKHHYASDFDDTLVKLQYDLYYIKHRSLLLDLLIIFKTIAVMIKFKGT